Proteins from a genomic interval of Desulfovibrio litoralis DSM 11393:
- a CDS encoding sigma-54 interaction domain-containing protein, producing the protein MLSSISAYVERYTKLINTVTNINVEVADINLVRIAGTGMYAQGVGQSIKQEGQVYRHVLKNKEAIIMLNPRENEICLGCSNRKNCKETLSLSTPIKHNNKVLGVISIICFTQEERERILEKIEVYKAFVEQMANAVSFAVTEKQHTKQTEHLLDTFLKITDTDNRGILTTNTQGMITYLNNTAKKSLNITEQTQLKDITIKKTGVTLSGMEEFEINVDGRILVMLGHLSQLNSEDDTFNSALVFDSLPAYRKQLSQIVFNKETSNLDSIIGESRKILELKQRVINIAPTLSTVLITGESGTGKEMFARAIHAESDRSDKPFVAINCGAIPDNLLESELFGYVGGAFTGASVSGHMGKFEMAHQGVLFLDEIGAMPIYLQVKLLRFLQDRTITRLGSNRIIKIDVRIIAATNDLLQELISQRMFREDLYYRLNVIPLKIPPLRERIEDISALANFFLEKYCILFSKKLVRPTLRMLDVLQKYTWPGNVREFENIMEYLVNIIPNGGSATVSMLPTKILNAVALSENNKNVQNNMPTQSTKDSETEKIQQETILPLVELEKNAIQNALKKYKDSPDSKILAAQALGIGIATLYRKIKSYNLE; encoded by the coding sequence ATGCTATCCTCAATTTCCGCTTATGTTGAACGTTATACAAAGCTCATAAACACAGTAACCAATATTAACGTTGAGGTTGCCGACATTAATCTTGTGCGTATTGCCGGAACGGGCATGTATGCACAAGGCGTTGGTCAAAGCATAAAGCAAGAAGGACAAGTATATCGCCACGTTTTAAAAAACAAAGAAGCGATTATAATGTTAAACCCTCGTGAAAACGAAATTTGTCTGGGCTGTTCCAATCGCAAAAACTGTAAAGAAACCCTCTCGCTCAGTACGCCGATTAAACATAACAATAAGGTTTTAGGGGTAATCAGTATTATCTGCTTTACTCAAGAAGAAAGAGAGCGTATTTTAGAAAAAATAGAAGTATATAAAGCCTTTGTCGAACAAATGGCGAATGCTGTTTCTTTCGCTGTTACAGAAAAACAACACACGAAACAAACAGAACACTTGCTCGACACATTTTTAAAAATTACAGACACGGATAATAGGGGTATTTTAACAACAAACACCCAAGGAATGATTACTTACCTCAATAACACCGCAAAAAAATCATTAAACATAACAGAACAAACTCAACTAAAAGATATTACCATCAAAAAAACAGGCGTTACCCTTTCCGGTATGGAAGAATTTGAAATTAATGTTGATGGTCGCATTTTAGTTATGCTCGGACATTTATCTCAATTAAATTCAGAAGATGATACTTTTAATTCCGCTTTAGTTTTTGACTCTCTTCCCGCTTATCGTAAACAACTCTCACAAATAGTTTTTAATAAAGAAACCAGCAACTTAGACTCAATCATTGGTGAGAGCAGAAAAATACTCGAATTAAAACAAAGAGTTATAAATATTGCCCCTACCCTTTCAACCGTTTTGATAACCGGAGAAAGTGGAACAGGAAAAGAAATGTTCGCTAGAGCAATTCACGCCGAAAGTGATCGTTCTGATAAGCCTTTTGTTGCTATTAACTGCGGAGCTATTCCCGATAATTTATTGGAAAGCGAGCTTTTCGGTTATGTTGGCGGAGCTTTTACCGGCGCGAGTGTTTCGGGACATATGGGAAAGTTTGAAATGGCACATCAAGGCGTATTGTTTTTAGATGAAATAGGTGCAATGCCTATTTATCTTCAGGTAAAACTTTTAAGATTTTTACAAGACAGAACCATTACCCGCCTTGGTTCAAATAGAATCATAAAGATTGATGTGCGTATCATCGCCGCTACTAACGACCTTCTCCAAGAACTTATAAGCCAGCGTATGTTTAGAGAAGATTTATATTATCGCTTAAATGTTATTCCGTTAAAAATTCCGCCGTTAAGAGAAAGGATCGAAGATATTTCTGCCTTGGCAAACTTTTTTCTGGAAAAATACTGCATATTGTTTTCTAAAAAATTAGTACGTCCAACTTTAAGAATGCTTGACGTTTTACAAAAATATACTTGGCCGGGAAACGTAAGAGAATTTGAAAACATTATGGAATATTTGGTTAATATTATTCCAAACGGCGGTTCGGCAACAGTCAGCATGTTACCAACAAAAATCTTAAATGCGGTGGCGTTATCAGAAAATAATAAGAATGTTCAAAACAATATGCCTACTCAATCAACAAAAGACAGCGAAACAGAAAAAATTCAACAAGAAACTATTTTGCCTCTTGTTGAATTAGAAAAAAACGCTATTCAAAACGCTTTAAAAAAATACAAAGATTCACCCGATTCAAAAATATTGGCAGCTCAAGCCTTAGGAATCGGAATAGCAACTTTATATCGCAAAATAAAAAGCTATAACTTGGAATAA
- a CDS encoding hemolysin family protein encodes MDGGTDSSLWQRILKIFHSKNSCESVEQAILDAEEDGDILADEKSMLLRVLRLDELLVQDIMTPLSDVTAISSECTLNESVKIIVESGHSRVPVYQGNKENIIGIVYAKDMIKYIYQKAPSHSNITEFMREPYFVPETKNAAQLLHEFRARKNHLALLLNEYGSVVGIISIEDIIEQIVGEIEDEHDMPKEDDIKALDSTHFILSGRTTLEDLESEVGLKIESEDVDTIGGYLCELAGKVPQAGDVFALDACSCEIVDADNTQVRTIKIELLEKADERE; translated from the coding sequence TTGGACGGAGGCACGGACAGTAGTCTTTGGCAACGAATTTTAAAAATTTTTCACTCAAAAAACTCATGTGAAAGCGTTGAACAAGCTATTTTAGATGCGGAAGAAGACGGCGATATTTTAGCTGATGAAAAATCAATGTTATTGCGAGTATTACGCCTTGATGAGCTTTTAGTTCAAGATATTATGACCCCGCTCTCAGACGTAACCGCTATTTCGTCAGAGTGTACCTTGAATGAATCAGTAAAGATCATAGTTGAATCAGGTCATTCGAGGGTTCCTGTTTATCAGGGAAACAAAGAAAATATTATCGGTATAGTTTACGCCAAAGATATGATAAAATATATCTATCAAAAGGCACCAAGTCATTCTAATATTACCGAATTTATGCGTGAACCTTATTTTGTTCCGGAAACAAAAAATGCCGCCCAACTTTTGCATGAATTTCGTGCAAGAAAAAATCATCTGGCGTTATTATTAAATGAATATGGTTCTGTTGTTGGAATAATCAGCATAGAAGATATTATAGAACAAATAGTCGGCGAAATCGAAGATGAACACGATATGCCCAAAGAAGACGATATTAAGGCATTAGATTCTACTCATTTTATTTTATCCGGGCGTACGACTTTAGAAGATCTTGAGTCAGAAGTCGGCCTAAAAATAGAATCGGAAGATGTTGATACTATCGGCGGTTATCTTTGTGAACTTGCGGGAAAAGTTCCTCAAGCCGGTGATGTCTTTGCACTAGATGCTTGTAGCTGTGAGATTGTTGATGCTGATAATACACAGGTACGCACAATCAAAATAGAGCTTTTGGAAAAAGCTGATGAACGTGAGTAA